The genomic stretch GACCAGCGGCCCGAAGGTGGTCCCGTCACCGTCGCCGTACGTCATGCAGAAGCAACTGTCGTCCCAGAAGGCGTTGTTGTAGTTGCTGCCGTAGTGGACGCGGTTGTACGAGCCCTTGCCGTCGCCGCCGATGCCGTTGCGGCCCTGGACGTTCTTGTAGTAGTCCCAGGTCTCGTCGGTGCCGTACTGGGCGTCGACGGCGGCCGAGGCGCGGTCGGCGGTGGTGCCGCTGCCCCAGTGGTTGTCGGCGTCCGTGAACAGCACCGCGGGGGCCCGGCTGATGCAGATGCTCAGGATGCACGCGTCGGTCTGGCCCTGTGCGTCCCCGGTGTAGGTGTTGCCGCGCGTCGGGTCTTTGAGCTGGTACGACGATCCCGACGGGGTCGTCTGAAGCGGCACCGTCCCGCTGTAGAGCGACTTGCCGTCGCCGGCGGCGGTCTCGATGCTGTCCCAGGCGTCGATCTGGGCGCCGGTGCGGGCGTCGGTCAGCACGGTCCGGGCGACCGGGTTGCCGAGCGAGTCCAGGCCGACCGCATTGGTGCGCCAGGCGAGCCTGGGGGTGCCGTGCAGGGCGTCGACGATCAGCTCGGGCTTGGCCTTGACCTGCTTCAGCACGGTGCCGAGGTTCGCGGCGCGCAGGGCGTTCACGGCGAGGCCGGCGGCCTCGGGGCTCGCGATCTTCGGGACGATCGAGGCGAGGGATATCGGGGCCCGGGTGGACCGGTCCGCGCTGCGGTAGGCGCCGTCCGGGGCCAGATGGACCACGAAGTCACCGCCCAGCACTGGCAGTTGGTGGTAGGTGCGGTCGTAGCGGACGTGCTGGGTGCCGTCCTTGTCCACGATCACGTCGCGGACGCTGGTGTTCTCGGCCGAGGTCAGGCCCAGGCTCGCGGCATGGGCCAGGAGTGCCGCCGCCGCGTTCTCGATCGCGGTGGCCCGGGACGGTCTCGTGTCCGCGTGGGCGGCGGGGGAGAGGGCTGCGGTCAGCAGGGTCGCGGTGGTGACGGCGACGCCGGCGGTGGTGCTGAGACGACGGGATATTCGGACCTGCGGCCGTATCCGGCTCATCTGTCTCCTCGGGGTGGCGCCGAACGGGGGCGTGGGGGCGGCGCCGAACGGGGGTGGGGAAGGGGGAATGGGGCTGATGCCTGCAGAGATTTAAGAGGTCATGACATTTGATGTCCATAGACCCTTCATGGAGATGTGTGAGGGGGCGGGGGAGGCGCTGCACCGGACGCACTTCACGTGAATGTAGTGTTCATGACAATTCTGAGGAGGGGTGGGCGCCAGGGCCGCCGCGGCCGGGGGGTGCGCGGTGAGGGGGCGAGCGGGCCGGCTAGGTCGACACGAGATCCCTGATGAGCTGCGTCATCTGTGCGGACGGGGCGACCCCCAGTTCCCTGCGGAGCAGCGCCCGGTAGTCCTCGTAGCGCTTGACCGCGCAGGCGAGGTTGCCTTCGGCGGCGTGCACGTCGATCACGATGCGGTGGCCGGTTTCGCGGATCGGGTCGATCTCGATGGCTGCCAGCGCGGTCTGGAGCGCGGGTAAGTAGTGCCCCGCTGAGCGGAATTGCTGGGCCAGACTTTCGAGGGCGTGCTGGCGCAGCTGGTTCCAGCGGTCGCGCTCCGTCGTCAGCCATTCATCAGGCCAGCCGGGCAGCAGCTCCCTGGACAGTTCCTCGATCAACGGCTCGAAGTCATCGGGGAGTTCGCTCAGACCCGAGATGATCTGCCGAGCCGCCGCCCACGCGGCGCGCAGGTCCACCAGGACCGCCTCGGACAGCCGCAACCGTTGCCCGATGCACTCGACCGCCGGTACGAAGGACGCTCGCCGTGCCTGGCACAGGGCGGAGCGGAGATTCGCAGCCGCTCGGCACGGGGTCGAGTCCGGCCACAGCACCCCGGCGGCCGCAGCTCGGTACACCCCCTCGCGGTTCAGTGCAAGTAGGGCCAGCAGGCGCTGTGTTCCGAGCGGAATCGGGCGCGGTCCTTCGCCGCAGGCGAACTCGAAAGCTTGAAGTAGTTGCAGGTTTGGACCAGTCCCAGAAGACACATTCACCACTGTTCCCAGAAGACACATTCACCACTTTGCAACGGGCATATGCGTCGTGCATCTGCACATCCGCTCATGGGGTCGACCGGCCGCATCCGGCCGCGGCTGGCGCCACCATCGTTTCACCCCGCCCCGCACGCCCCTGACGTGCGCAAAGAACGCACCGCGAACGCATCGGCAACGCCCGCGGAGCAGGGCCGCGGCGCTCCGGGGACACCTGCGCCACATGCCCCTCCGAGGCTGGGTCCAGCAGCCGCCGCAGCAGAGCGGTGGCCCGGTTCGAAGGGCTATGGGATGGAAGCGCGTTCGATCCTCGGGGACCCCGCCGTCGTCGGCGGCCTCCTGGGTGATCCGCGTGTGTGCGTGGCGGTGCTCGACGGTCCGGTGGACCTCGGCCACCCCTGCTTCGCCGGTGCCGACGTCCGTGTCCTGCCCACCCTGGTGCGGGACCCGGCAGGCTCGGGTCCGATGGCGTTGCACGGAACCCACGTCACGAGCCTGCTGTTCGGGCAGCCCTCCGGCCCGGTGACGGGCGTCGTACCCCGGTGCCGCGGTCTGCTGCTGCCGGTGTTCCCCGACGACACCCGGACCCGGGTACGCCAACTGGACCTCGCTCGCGCGATCGAGCAGGCGGTCCAGGCCGGGGCGCACATCATCAACATCAGCGGAGGCGAACGCACCCCCGACGGCCTGCCCGACCCGATGCTGGAACGGGCGCTGAAGCTGTGCGACGACCACCGCGTCCTCGTCGTCGCCGCCGTGGGCAACGACGGCTGCGACTGCCTCCAGGCCCCCGCCGCCACCGCATCGGTCCTCGCAGTGGGCGGGTTGGGCGCCGACGGCGCACCCCTGGAGATCAACAACTGGGGGCCGGCCTATCGCGTCAATGGGGTGCTGGCGCCGGGCGAGGGCATCCGGGGCGCCGCCCCGGGCGGCGGCGTCCGCGCCCTGACCGGGAGCAGCTTCGCCACGCCCCTCGTGTCCGGCCTCGCCGCGCTGCTGGTCGCGGACCAACTGCGACAGGGGCTGCCACCGGACCCCAGGGCGGCCGGCCAGGCGATCCTCGCCACGGCCACCGCCACCGCGTGCCGGCCCGACGACGCCCCGCACTGCCGACGTTTCCTCGCCGGAACGGTGTCCGCCCCACGGGCCTTCCGGCTCATCGCGGCCGCACAGCCGCAACCCGCCACGGCACGGCCCGCCGCCGCTGCCGTGGCACCGCAGCCATATGAGGGGGGCGCGTTCGATGGATCCGATGGAGAAGGAGCGAGCGAGATGGACAGTGACCGCCAGTACTGGGACGCAGCACACGGTGCCGCGAGCATGAGCCGTGCCGTACCGGGAGAAGGGCTGCACGCGGCAGCGGGCACGCCTTGGCCGGCCGACGGAGGGATACGGGCGGCAGCGAGCACGCTTCCCCCGCCCGACGGAGGGATGCAGGCGGCAGGGAACACCCTTCCGCCGCCCGACGGCGGCACGACCCCGCCCTCTCCCGCCGCCCCGCCCCAGCCCTCTCCCGCCGCCCCGCCCCCGCCCGCCATTCCGCCCCGGCCCGTCGGGGACCCCGGCGTTCTCGCCTCGTGCGCCTGCGGATGCGGAGGGGGGCCGGGCTGTTCGGAAGCAGACGGCGGCGTGGGACCCGCCGCCGCACAGCCCCCAGCACACACACCGCGGACCCCGGCCCCCGGCGTCGTACCGGCGGACACCGCACCAGCCGGTGCGGTCCCGCCCGCTCATCTTCGGTCCGAGCCCGAAGCCCGGCTCCAGCCCTCGGGCCTTCCGGGCGGGCCCGAGGGCGGAGCCCTCCAGCCGCCGTCCCCCGAACTGCCCGGGCCCGCGAGCCCCCACCCCGCACCCGGCGTGCGCCCAGCGTGCGCCTGCGCGACCGGTACATCCGGCACAGCGCTGGTCTACGCGATCGGCACCGTCGGATTCGACTACACGACCGAAGCCCGTCGGGACAGCTTCCGTCAGGCGATGCCCTTCGTCGACGACGGGCAGGACGACCAGGGACGCCCGCGCACCAAGCAGCCGGACGTCTACGACCCCGCCCAGCTGCGCGACTACCTGATCACGGCCCCCTGGGCGGCGAACAACCTCGCCTGGACCCTGATGGTCGACGGCGCACCGGTCTACGCGCTGGAGGCCGAACCGGCCATCGGCATGGAGTACGGCGAGACCTTCGACGAGGAGCGGGTACGCGGCGCGGCCTCGGACCCCTCCGGCCTGGCGGACCTGCTGGTCGAACTCGCGCGCCCGCCCGTCTCCACGGTCTACCGGACGTTCCGGGACGCCATCGTCGGCGAGGCGCTGAAGCCGGAGGACAAGAACTTCGTCTCCCTCGTGTCCATCCCCGGTGTGCTGACCGACCGCACCACACGCCTGTTCAGCGGACAGGTCGTGCCTGTGGTCGAGGTGAAGAGCCGCGGACTCTACACCTGGAATGAGGCGGCCCTGGTCGAGGACGTCATCGCCACCGTGATGGCCGACAACGCGCGGCGCAACGTCGACCTGAGCGAGGACACGCTCCGCAAGACCGTACGCGCCCTGCTGGACAAGCTCTACTACCAGTTCCGCAACCTCGGGCAGACCGACGCGGACCGGGCCCTGAACTACGCCGGCACCAACGCGTTCCTGCTCACCAGCTCCTTCGCCGACGGGTTGCTGGGTGCGAAGTACGTCCCCGGCGACGAGGACCGCTTCTACTCCCTGGACACCATCACGGTCAGCAAGAGCACGTACTGCCGGGAGAGTTCGGTCTGCTACGACGTCGTGACGACCTTCTTCGACCCGGAGAACGAGCTGCGTTCACGGCTGTCCTTCCTGCAGACGATCGACGTCAGCATCGAGACCCCGGTCAGCGTGGCACCGGTCCACCAGTTCCTGGGCGCCATGTGAGGCCCTACCCGCCCCTAGGAGGCGACGACAGTGTCCAGTACGCACCGACCACCGCGGATCAGACCGCCCATCCCCGCACCGCCCGTGTTCAGGGACGGGCCCATGGAACTCCCGGGGCACGCCGGCCCCGGAGCGGACGGCGGGGCCCGGGCAGCGGGTGACCGCTGCGGGCACCTGTCCGGCACAGCGCGGCAGATGTGTTACTCCGCGCGCTACGGCATCCGGGTCTGAACGATCCGGGTAGGAAAGAAGACAGAGAGGAGCAAGGCCATGAGGGACCGCATCTCGCGAGAGGCGGACGGGCTCAGGGCCGCCGCGCTGCGCATGCCGCAGCAGGCGCCCCCGGTCGACCGGACCGCCGCCGGGGCTGCCGCCTACGCCCACGACAGGGGCGACGGCGTCCAGCCGAACGGACTCCTGAGCTGGCTCGGCCAGCAGGCGGACAACGTCGTCGGCAACGTCCTGCCGTTCTGACACCGCCACCGCGCAGGCGGGCGCGGCTGCCCATCACGTCCGCCTGCGCGCCCCCTTATCCGTAACGGACGAAAGGCCGTGCCATGCGCCTCAACCTCCCACCCCAGGCGGCGATCGACCGGAAGCGGGACCGCTACCACCCTTATCTGCTCAGCTACGTCCTCACGGACGACTCGTCCGGCGACTCCTCCGACAATTCGCCTGGCGGCTCGTCCGGCAACTCGTCCCGGGCTCCGGGGGCGGTGCGCACCGTCACCCCACGGGACAGCCTGCTGCCGCCCGGCGGCCCGGCTCGCGACAGTAACGCGTTCGTGCTCGAGGTCCAGCCCGGCGGTCTCTTCGGCCACGACCCCGGCGACCCCGCCCCCCTGTGCCGCTCCACCCGCGGCGGCTGTCCCCCGTCCCGCCGCTGACCCGGCCGCCGCCCGAGAGGGGACACCATGCCCGCCCTGCGCACGGCCATCGCCTGGCCCAACGACAAGACGTACCTCTTTTTCGACGACGACACCTACACCCGCTACGACACGGTCACCGGCTCCCTCGAACAGGGCGGGCTGAGCGTCCCCGCGCAGTGGACCGGTCTCCCCCGGTCACCCGGCGCGTTCGTGTGGTGGGGCGCGGGCAAGGCCTACGCGTTCACCGGCGGCACCTACGTCCGCTACGACGAGCCCGGCGACCGGGCCGACCCCGACTACCTGCCCCCCAACCCGCCCTTCACGGTGGCCGGGAACTGGCCCGGGCTGCCCGCCGCCTGGCAGCCGGGTTTCGACACGGCGGTGAACTGGGGCACGGGCAAGCTGTACTTCTTCAAGGGCGACTCCTACCTGCGCTACGACATCACCGCCGACCGTGCCGACGACGGCTACCCCCTCCCGATCTCCGGCAACTGGCCCGGCCTCTTCCCTCAGGACCTCACCGCCGCCGTGTACTCCGGCGGCCGGCACGCGTACTTCTTCCGCGGCGACGACTACCAGCGGTACGACGTCGATGCGGACACCGTGGACGACAGCGGCACCCTGGCGACCCTGCACCTCGACCCGGCCCCCGGCGGCGGCGTACAGCCGGCCCGGCTGCTGACCCCGGAGCAGGCGGGCCGGCTGACGACCGACCTGATCGCCCGCGGCGTCCTGACCCTCCAGGGCGGAGGGACACCGGCTGTGGGCCAACGGGTCGCGGTCCAGCCGCCCACCCTCGGCCCGGTCCGCTACACCAACGCCCTCAATCCCGCGGCCGGCTTCTTCGACAACGTCGACCAGCGGATGCTCATCGCCCTGTACCGCCTGACCCGCTGGATCGACGCCTCGGCCCCGGACGTGACCGAGCTGCGCCATCTCGGCATCGGCCACGGCAACGGCCCGCCCAACGACTGCCACAACCAGGGCCGCGCTCTGGATCTCTCGGGCATCGCCGGCACCTTGGACGGCACCCCCTTCACCAAGTCGATCCTCCAGGACTGGGGCAACCTGCCGCCCCGGCCCGGCAGCGCCGTACGCATCGCCCCGTCCGTCGACGCCCTGGCCTACCAGCTGTTCTCCACGGCCTACCGCTTCGCCGTCCACGAGTGCGAGGCCAACGGCATCGGCACCGGAAACAAGTGGCCCATGCCCCCGCTCGGCGACAGCGGCTTCGTCATCTACCCCGACTACGGCGGCGACCCCGCGCTGCGGCAGGCGCACCAGAACCACATCCATATGCAGGTCGGCAAGACGAGAGCCTGATCACGAGGGAGGTCCGGGGTCCCGCACAATCGGAGCGTGAACCCGCGAGAGCCGAGGGGGCCCGAGGGCCCGCTGCCCTTCTTCGTCTACGGCACGCTCCGCCCCGGCGAGGCGAACCACGACCTGTTCCTGCGAGGCCGCACCGCGGCGGAGGAAGGGGCCCGCCTGCCCGGCGCGGCGCTCTACGACGGCCCCGGCTTTCCGTACGCCGTCGAGGAGCCCGGTCGAGCGGTCGTCAGCGGGGAACTGGTCACCGCGCTGCCCGAGGCTCATGACCAGTTGCTCGCCGAGCTGGACCAGCTGGAGGAGTACGTGCCCGGCGACCCACGCAACCTCTACGAGCGTGTCGCCCGGGACGTCGTACGCACCGCCGACGGCACCCCCGTCCGGGCCTGGGTCTACCTGGCCGCCCCACGCATGGCCGACCGCCTACGCGCCCGTGGCACGCGCATCGAGAGCGGCGACTGGGCGGCCCGGCGCTGAGTCAGCTCAGCAGTGGCAGCCCCTCGGGTACGGCGATCCCGAACTCCTCCGCCGCGACGCGCCGAGCCTCCGCCTCGTTCGTCAGTTTGCGCTCGGCCACCGTGCCGTCGGCGCGGGTCTCGGTCAACAGGCTGCCGTCCAGGGACAGATGACGCCCGGCGGTGGTGCGCTGCAGAAAGGCGCGCTGGGTGAACGGAGAGCGCGGGTTGGTGCTGACGTACCAGTTGAACACCTCGAAGTCCCGCGCGGTGAACGGCTCCAGTGTGAAGGCGTACTGCCCGGCCCACTCCCGCTCCCGCCGGTCGTACGCCTGCAATTCCCACAGCTCCAGCGGGCCCTGGTGCGGCAGCGGCATCAGCCGGTGCCGGCGTCCGCCGCCCTCGGGCTCGACGCCGGTCACCAGCGGCACCGGCGCCAGCAGCGCCCCGATCGAACCGAAGCCGACGTCCGCGAGATACGGTTCCGGCTCGCCCGGCACCGTGACCCGCAGCATCGCATGGGTCCGCGGCCGGCTCTCCGGGGTTGCCGCGCCCAGCACCACCCGCCCGGCCAGCGGCGTCACCGGGAACCCCAGCGCCTCCAGAGCCAGCCGGAGCAGTGTGTTGTGCTCGTAGCAGTAACCGCCGCGCCTGCCGTGGACCATCTTGGCCAGCAGATCCGCCGGGGCGAGCGAGGGAGCCCGCCCGGACAGGGCGTCCAGGTTCTCGAAGGGCACGGACAGCGCGTGCGCCAGATGGACACCCCGCAGCGTCTCCAGGCCCGCACGCCGGCCGCCCCGCCAACCGATGCGGTCCAGATAGGCGTCGAGGTCGAACTGCTCAGACTGCTCAGAATCAGACATGCTCCGAACCTACGCGCCCACCCCGCGCACCGCCGCGGCCCCCGGACCGGTCCGCGCTACTCCGGTGGCCCTACGACCTCCACCCGCACCGCGCACGACTTGAACTCCGGCATGCGGGACGTCGGGTCGAGGGCCGGGTTGGTGAGGGTGTTGGCGCGGCCCTCGCCCGGCCAGTGGAACGGCATGAAGACCGTGTCCGGGCGGATGGCGGAGCTGATCCGGGCGGGCGCGGTGGCCCGGCCCCGGCGGGATGTCACGGTCACCGGGTCGCCCTCGGCCGCGCCGATACGGGCCGCGAGGCGCGGGTGCAGCTCCACGAACGGGCCGGGCGCGGCCGCGTTCAGTTCGGCGACCCGGCGCGTCTGCGCCCCCGACTGGTACTGCGCCACGACCCGGCCGGTGGTCAGCAGCAGCGGATAGTCGGCGTCCGGCTCCTCCGCCGTCGCCCGATGGGCCACGGCGGCGAAGCGGGCCCGGCCGTCGGGCGTCGCGAAGCGGTCCAGGAAGAGGCGGGGCGTGCCCGGGTGGGCCACCTCGTCCGTGCTCTCCGGGCACGGCCAGAACACCCCGGTCTCCTCCGCCAGCCGGCGGTAGGTGATCCCGGAGTAGTCCGCGGGGCCGCCCGCGCTGGCCCGGCGCAGCTCCTCGAAGACCTCCTCGGGGTCGGTCGGGAAGCCCTTCTCGACGCCGAGGCGGGCGGACAGCTCGTGCAGGACGTACAGGTCACCGCGGACCCCGGGCGGCGGAGCGACCGCCGGCCGGCGCAGCAGGACCCTGCCCTCCAGGCTGGTCGTCGTGCCGGTCTCCTCCGCCCACTGGGTGACCGGCAGCACGACGTCCGCCAGCTCCGCCGTCTCCGAGAGGACGACGTCGGCCACCGCCAGGAAGTCCAGCGAGCGCAGCCGCTCCTCGACATGCGCCGCGCGGGGCGCCGACACCACCGGGTTGGAGCCCATCAGCAGCAGCGCCCGGATGTCCGTGCCGAGGGCGTCGAGGAGCTCGTACGCGCTGCGGCCGGGCCCGGGGAGCGCATCCGGGTCCACGCCCCACACCCCGGCCACGTGCGCCCGCGCCTCCGGGTCGTCCAGCTTGCGGTAGCCGGGCAACTGGTCGGCCTTCTGGCCGTGTTCGCGGCCGCCCTGCCCGTTGCCCTGCCCGGTCAGACAGCCGTACCCGGACAGCGGCCGGCCCGCGCGGCCGGTCGCCAGGCACAGGTTGATCCACGCGCCCACCGTGTCCGTGCCCTTGGACTGCTGCTCCGGGCCGCGCGCGGTGAGCACCATCGCCGACTCGGGCGCACAGAACAGCCGTACCGCCTCCCGGAGCTGGGGAACGGACACCCCCGTGATCCGCTCCACCTGCTCCGGCCAGAGCGCCATCGCCGCCGCCCGGGCCTCCTCCCAGCCCGTCGTCCGCTCCCGTATGTACTCCTCGTCCGTCCGCCCCTCGGCCACCACCAGGTGCAACAGACCCAGGGCGAGCGCGAGATCGGTGCCGGGGCGCGGCGCCAGATGCAGGTCCGCCTGCTCGGCCGTCCTCGTCCGGCGCGGGTCGACGACGATCAACGTGCCGCCGTTCTCCCGCAGTTCGCTGAAGAACCGCAGAGACGGCGGCATGGTCTCGGCGAGATTGGAGCCCACGAGGATCACACACCCCGTCCGCGGGATGTCCTCCAGCGGGAACGGCAGCCCCCGGTCCAGACCGAACGCCCGCGTCCCGGCCGCCGCGGCCGACGACATGCAGAAACGGCCGTTGTAGTCGATCTGCGAGGTGCCCAGCGCCACCCGCGCGAACTTGCCGAGCGCGTACGCCTTCTCGTTGGTGAGCCCGCCCCCGCCGAACACGCCCAGCGCGTCGGCGCCGTACGCCTCCCGCGTACTCCCGAGCCGCTCGGCGAGCAGGTCCAGCGCCGCCGCCCAGCTCGTCTCGACCAGCCGGCCACCGGACCGCACCAGCGGCGAGGTCAGCCGCACCGCCGGTGACAGCACCGCGGCCGCCGTCCGGCCCTTGCCGCACAGCGCACCCCGGTTCACCGGGAAGTCCGGCCGCTCGGCGACCTCGACGCCCCCCGCCGCCAGGGGCGTGAGGTTCATTCCGCACTGCAGGGCGCAGTACGGGCAGTGGGTGGGCGTCGAGGCGATCGTGTCCATACCGCCAGCGTGCGTCGACCGTGTTACGACCCTCGACCGCTCCCGGTTACACGCCCGACACGGCGACCTCCCCGCGCCGCCCCGCCCGCGGTGAGGGGACGTGCCGGGTGGCGACGGTCACCGCCCGGCGGCCAGCGCCCGCGCCACCCCCGGCTCCTTCGGCCCGAGGAACGCCGGATCCGGACGGAACACCGCGTCCAGTACCGCCTTGCCCGCCGCGAACACCTCGCGCGTCCCGCCGTAGTACCAGGTCACGTCATGTTTCGCGTCGACCCCGACCCCGTACGAGTCCACCCCCGCCGCCCGGCACAGCGCCACCGCCCGCCGGATGTGGAAACCCTGGCTGACCAGCACGGCCCGGTCCACGCCGAAGATCTTCCTGGCCCGCACACAGGAGTCCCAGGTGTCGAACCCGGCGTAGTCGCTGACGATCCGCCGCTCCGGCACCCCGTGCTTCGTCAGGTAAGCGCGCATGGCATCGGGCTCGTCGTAGTCCTTGCGGCTGTTGTCCCCGGTGACCAGGACGACCTCGACCCGCCCCGCCCGGTACAGCTTCGCCGCCGCGTCCAGCCGGTTCGCGAGATACGGCGACGGCTCCCCGTTCCACAGCCCGGCCCCGAACACCACGGCGACCTGAGCGCGCGGCGCGTCCGCCGTCGTCCGCAGCCGGTCCGCCGTGGACACGAACAGCCAGGTCACCGGCAGCAGCGCCAGCACACACCCGGCCATCACGGCCTGTACCAGCCGCCGCTGCCCCTGACGGGTGCGCGGCGGCCGCGGTCGACGGATCTTCATACGGTCCCCCCGCAATACGGTCCCCCGGAATCGGCTGTCGACCCTCAAGGACGTCCTCGACGCCGCTCCGGTTCGCTCACATCGTCCATGTGTACGACGTGAACCCGTGGAAAACGCTCGTGACGGCCCGGCAACGGCCATGCAACGTGACCCCGGCAGGATCGTTCCATGACGGCGTCGCATCCTCCCCGCCCCGAGTCCCTCGTCCCCCTCGACAGTACGGCGCACCTCATGAACAGCATCGGCAACGAGCTGGCCGGACAGCTGCGGCTCGTCTCCCCGCTCGGCGGCCGCCGCCCGGCCCGGCCCGCCCTCGTCCTGGTCGCCCACGGCAGCCGCGACCCCCGCGCGCTGCAGACCGTACGAACCCTGCGGGACCGCATAGGCGAGCTGCGCCCCGGCCTCCCCGTCCACCTCGGCCACATCGAACTGAACGCGCCCCTGCTCCCGGACACCCTCGCCGCCCTGGGCGACACCCCCGCCGTCCTGGTCCCGCTGCTCCTCTCCCGCGGCTACCACGTCAAGCAGGACATCCCCGCGATGGCCGCCACGGCACAGGCACGCGCACGCACGGCACCCCCACTCGGCCCGCACCCCCTCCTGGCGGAGGCCCTGTACGACCGCCTGCTGGAGGCCGGCTGGCCGAGCCGCATGGACGACCGCGCACGGCGGTCGAGCGCGATCGTCCTGGCCGCGGCCGGCTCCCGCGACCCCGACTCGGCAACGGACACCCGTGCCATGGCCCGCCTCCTCGCAGCCCGCCTCGGCGTCCCGGTGATCCCCGCCTACGCCTCGGCGGCGAGCCCGAACGTCCCGGCGGCCGTACGGGCGCTGGCGGCACGCGGCCGGCACCGGGTGGCGATCGCCTCGTACTTCACGGCCCCGGGCCGTTTCGCGACCCAGTGCGCGGAGGCGGCGCCATGGATCGCCGCGGATCCCCTGGGCGCCCACCCGGCGATGGCGCGCTTGATCATCAACCGCTACGAGGAGAGCCTTGCAACACGGGCGAGGGAGGCTGCCTAGGGGCGCGGGGCTGTATCGGTCTGCGGCTCCGCCGCGATGGGGGTCCCCCCGGGTTTGAGCGAAGCCGAGAACTTGGGGGAGCGACAAGCCACAACGCACCCGCAGCCGCCCGAAAACGGAACTCGGCAGACGACTGGGCATACTGTCGAGGAATGGAAGGCATCGCACTCAGCTACGACCCAGCCGCACTGGAACGTTACGCCCCCGAGCCGGACAAACGCCCCGGCCGCACCGCCTTCCAACGCGACCGCGCCCGCATCCTCCACTCCGCCGCCCTACGCCGCCTCGCGGGCAAAACACAGGTGGTCACCCCGGGAACCCGCAGCCAGGTCTGGGACGCCAGCCCCAGGACAAGGCTCACCCACTCCCTGGAGTGCGCCCAAGTCGGCCGGGAGCTGGGCGCGGCCCTCGGCTGTGACCCCGACCTCGTCGAAGCCGCCTGCCTGGCCCACGACCTCGGACACCCCCCTTTCGGCCACAACGGCGAACAGGCCCTGAACGCCTTCGCGGACGACTGCGGCGGCTTCGAGGGCAACGCCCAGTCCCTCAGACTCCTCACCCGCATCGAGCCCAAACGGTTCACCCCGGAGGGCTCCGTCGGCCTCAACCTCACCCGCGCCGCCCTCGACGCCGCCACCAAGTACCCCTGGCCGCGCGGCGCCCACCCCACCGACCCGGCTTCGCGCAAGTTCGGCGTCTACGAGGACGACCGCCCGGTGTTCGACTGGGTCAGAGCGCACGCCCCCGGCACCCGCACCTGCTTCGAGGCCCAGGTGATGGACTGGTCGGACGACGTGGCGTACTCGGTGCACGACGTCGAGGACGGCCTGCACGCCGGGCACATCGACCCCAACTGCCTGCACGCCGAGCCCGAGCGGCAGGAGGTGTTCCGGGTCGCCATCGGCCGGTACGTCCCCGCCGGCACCGACCCGGCCGAACTCTCCGCCGCCCTCGACCGGCTCCAGGACGAGGAGTGGTGGCCGCACGGCTACGACGGCACGGCGGTCGCCCAGGCCCGCCTGAAGGACGCCACCAGTCAGCTCATCGGCCGGTTCTGCCTGGCCGCCGAGGGCGCCACACGCGCCGCGTACGGCAGCGGCCGGCTCACCCGCTACGGCGCCGAACTCGTCGTACCCCGCGAGGCCCGTATGGAGTGTGCCGTGCTGAAGGCGGTCGCGGACCGGTATGTGATGCAGCGCGCCGAGCAGGAACGGCTGCGCGCGGACCAGCGGGTGATCGTGGCGGAGCTGGCCGAGGCGCTGACCGCTCGCGCGCCGGACGGCCTCGACCCGCAGTTTCGGGCACTGTTCTACGGGGCAGGCGACGACCACACGCGCAAGCGGGTGATCGTCGACCAGATCGCCTCCCTCACCGACGCCTCCGCTCGCTCGCTCCACGCGAGACTTACGGGGCATATGTGAGAGGAACGTGACCGGCGGTGGCCTGATCGGGTCACTCCCTCTTCCCGCAGCACGT from Streptomyces roseochromogenus subsp. oscitans DS 12.976 encodes the following:
- a CDS encoding sirohydrochlorin chelatase — translated: MTASHPPRPESLVPLDSTAHLMNSIGNELAGQLRLVSPLGGRRPARPALVLVAHGSRDPRALQTVRTLRDRIGELRPGLPVHLGHIELNAPLLPDTLAALGDTPAVLVPLLLSRGYHVKQDIPAMAATAQARARTAPPLGPHPLLAEALYDRLLEAGWPSRMDDRARRSSAIVLAAAGSRDPDSATDTRAMARLLAARLGVPVIPAYASAASPNVPAAVRALAARGRHRVAIASYFTAPGRFATQCAEAAPWIAADPLGAHPAMARLIINRYEESLATRAREAA
- a CDS encoding molybdopterin oxidoreductase family protein, with product MDTIASTPTHCPYCALQCGMNLTPLAAGGVEVAERPDFPVNRGALCGKGRTAAAVLSPAVRLTSPLVRSGGRLVETSWAAALDLLAERLGSTREAYGADALGVFGGGGLTNEKAYALGKFARVALGTSQIDYNGRFCMSSAAAAGTRAFGLDRGLPFPLEDIPRTGCVILVGSNLAETMPPSLRFFSELRENGGTLIVVDPRRTRTAEQADLHLAPRPGTDLALALGLLHLVVAEGRTDEEYIRERTTGWEEARAAAMALWPEQVERITGVSVPQLREAVRLFCAPESAMVLTARGPEQQSKGTDTVGAWINLCLATGRAGRPLSGYGCLTGQGNGQGGREHGQKADQLPGYRKLDDPEARAHVAGVWGVDPDALPGPGRSAYELLDALGTDIRALLLMGSNPVVSAPRAAHVEERLRSLDFLAVADVVLSETAELADVVLPVTQWAEETGTTTSLEGRVLLRRPAVAPPPGVRGDLYVLHELSARLGVEKGFPTDPEEVFEELRRASAGGPADYSGITYRRLAEETGVFWPCPESTDEVAHPGTPRLFLDRFATPDGRARFAAVAHRATAEEPDADYPLLLTTGRVVAQYQSGAQTRRVAELNAAAPGPFVELHPRLAARIGAAEGDPVTVTSRRGRATAPARISSAIRPDTVFMPFHWPGEGRANTLTNPALDPTSRMPEFKSCAVRVEVVGPPE
- a CDS encoding arylamine N-acetyltransferase family protein, giving the protein MSDSEQSEQFDLDAYLDRIGWRGGRRAGLETLRGVHLAHALSVPFENLDALSGRAPSLAPADLLAKMVHGRRGGYCYEHNTLLRLALEALGFPVTPLAGRVVLGAATPESRPRTHAMLRVTVPGEPEPYLADVGFGSIGALLAPVPLVTGVEPEGGGRRHRLMPLPHQGPLELWELQAYDRREREWAGQYAFTLEPFTARDFEVFNWYVSTNPRSPFTQRAFLQRTTAGRHLSLDGSLLTETRADGTVAERKLTNEAEARRVAAEEFGIAVPEGLPLLS
- a CDS encoding gamma-glutamylcyclotransferase family protein, giving the protein MNPREPRGPEGPLPFFVYGTLRPGEANHDLFLRGRTAAEEGARLPGAALYDGPGFPYAVEEPGRAVVSGELVTALPEAHDQLLAELDQLEEYVPGDPRNLYERVARDVVRTADGTPVRAWVYLAAPRMADRLRARGTRIESGDWAARR
- a CDS encoding SanA/YdcF family protein translates to MKIRRPRPPRTRQGQRRLVQAVMAGCVLALLPVTWLFVSTADRLRTTADAPRAQVAVVFGAGLWNGEPSPYLANRLDAAAKLYRAGRVEVVLVTGDNSRKDYDEPDAMRAYLTKHGVPERRIVSDYAGFDTWDSCVRARKIFGVDRAVLVSQGFHIRRAVALCRAAGVDSYGVGVDAKHDVTWYYGGTREVFAAGKAVLDAVFRPDPAFLGPKEPGVARALAAGR